One Pyrenophora tritici-repentis strain M4 chromosome 5, whole genome shotgun sequence DNA window includes the following coding sequences:
- a CDS encoding CENP-Q multi-domain protein — protein sequence MAPKRSSDNKVKKGRGRPPGSRNSKGVSKPAPKPVAKPIAKPTTKKPKPRRKEIQEETEDELSLADAAPSQASKPRKRKADAIAEAEPKSRKQYAQLEVRTKKIPQEQIDTWPQVSAQVLEQMTTVIRNAKKDIAETQRDERRIMAAHNALNPLVRRLSRQLAASRIPPQAKDIHFNIDKLTERNAQVSRQVTTARHAKQLLSEQVNVAQHLLKKEEENLEELKKNAKKWRTEWKHQKKHGRLHPLLDDDGDEANMDGDGPDDIGLKSSEPVDASRLDAADNHLAPVLEQLRRSLENMQGNHAQVEGLDTAMGAARAALDDMLFRHANAAQYAGF from the exons ATG GCGCCTAAACGATCCAGCGATAACAAAGTGAAGAAAGGACGGGGCCGGCCTCCTGGTAGTCGCAATTCCAAAGGTGTTTCCAAGCCTGCGCCAAAACCAGTAGCAAAACCAATAGCAAAGCCTACAACAAAAAAACCTAAGCCTAGAAGGAAAGAAATACAAGAGGAAACTGAAGATGAGCTTTCCTTGGCCGACGCGGCCCCTTCGCAAGCCTCGAAGCCTCGCAAGCGCAAAGCCGACGCAATCGCCGAAGCTGAACCCAAGTCGAGGAAGCAATACGCGCAGTTGGAGGTGCGGACGAAGAAAATACCGCAGGAGCAAATAGATACGTGGCCACAGGTATCAGCGCAGGTGCTGGAGCAGATGACGACTGTGATACGCAATGCGAAGAAGGACATCGCCGAAACACAGCGGGATGAGCGCAGGATCATGGCCGCACACAATGCGCTCAACCCACTGGTGCGGCGACTGTCACGCCAGTTGGCAGCATCACGGATACCTCCTCAGGCTAAAGATATCCATTTCAATATCGATAAGCTGACGGAGCGCAATGCCCAAGTCTCGCGACAAGTCACAACAGCCCGACACGCAAAGCAGCTGCTTAGCGAACAGGTCAATGTTGCTCAACACCTCCTCaagaaggaagaggagaaCCTAGAGGAGCTGAAGAAGAATGCGAAGAAGTGGAGGACGGAATGGAAACACCAGAAGAAGCATGGACGC CTCCACCCCCTActcgacgacgacggcgacgaAGCCAACATGGATGGAGACGGACCTGACGATATTGGGCTCAAGTCCTCAGAGCCAGTAGACGCTTCACGCCTCGATGCGGCCGATAATCATCTTGCACCCGTGCTCGAGCAATTGCGGCGCAGCCTTGAAAACATGCAGGGTAATCATGCGCAGGTAGAGGGTCTGGATACTGCAATGGGAGCAGCGCGGGCTGCGCTGGACGATATGTTGTTTCGACACGCCAATGCCGCACAGTATGCGGGCTTTTGA
- a CDS encoding SPO22 domain containing protein: MLPPQQAAKAEREKKLKAVLTFATSLTKRIESGRDPALLDDLQTHIRGLPLLASPIVIAKQDELDRLGTELWNQATRLRRNHLGADDQPNDATSFENRSILLLRVFSFFLLATAGGHGIKGPKRTSCVRLIKVALKAARVCIESNELQIATKVLECAAEYQAILSKETEGERREEAKLVEGHRAHYFAMRMTLAWRQDRMDVAEHMFSKCKQLKTALTSAAAETLADLLYEIGKGALAKRSYEIACRWLERAYDVLGEQDLEMLSPEVGELRLSTMQSIVQAYMKMNTPDAQEKAWHMVNLMDTDFGDKMVVSLLKVELLSEAHTIDTAEFYSVLLRMIRTVVLNDTNFKTIMHHIHKLKDHSNVTACRALDDMIDIRLFREENQNWIEKAVITRVWFGSSDGISENTLEQLQALFDTVLQNSNVTFTAPATHAAQTLLWKSLEAAANQEHHDVAEAWCRLCLHPLFDKAGAQNKAKVSRKIIQCAYSRQHYDVARDVHLQMSESGRDEPVTRYLMYKVGLRSGDEDFAAECLDHVCRSSAKDATLLYACVMEAQSAGSKRQVISALGKILDKYEHSAPAGIHLPALLRSTARMLQSGLTKDGSIDNSIMDQLCNVFEGACAQAKASRIRPSTPAKELFTPVEFEWFSKNAYNLSVKYCAEMPPSLLVRLLGCCIEFIKMLKEKNKHSHGDLCLRLVFCEFLSACTYTTLARIEDSIEESTQYYLEARKHSQEFRRVAAEGIDKLGGSSQADIISKHFQVVKLELEAVLKLQRWDDLDELFEQCWKYKIPDHYETLADLVLIIHDCMVKAELDIKYKKRVLSVLQKIISLTSRQPGSDVTKLSRWLRCLFSLSFQYDQSFSLKCIDQVTHLAEIRQGPFHPVAIIPSLETPPPSLGLPVGENHVSPTDGDTKELESYPKTELEWLATTTFNRAIDFYLQEVDDSAKKWAEKAFVLAQWIDDGGATRSFLMGRFSKLSFSEE, from the exons ATGCTGCCTCCACAACAAGCAGCAAAAGCAGAGCGTGAGAAGAAGTTGAAGGCGGTTCTTA CTTTCGCCACAAGCCTCACCAAGCGAATCGAGAGTGGTCGTGACCCAGCGCTCCTAGATGATCTCCAAACCCATATCCGTGGGCTGCCTCTTCTGGCTTCCCCGATTGTGATCGCGAAGCAAGACGAACTTGATAGACTTGGTACGGAGCTCTGGAACCAAGCTACCCGCTTGCGTCGCAACCATCTTGGAGCCGATGACCAACCAAACGATGCAACGTCTTTCGAGAACCGTAGTATACTTCTCCTTCGTGTCTTCTCATTCTTCCTCCTCGCCACGGCCGGAGGCCATGGTATAAAGGGCCCTAAGCGCACGAGTTGCGTCCGACTCATCAAAGTTGCACTCAAAGCAGCAAGAGTTTGCATTGAGAGCAATGAACTACAAATCGCGACAAAGGTGCTTGAATGTGCTGCTGAGTATCAAGCCATTCTGAGCAAGGAAACCGAGGGCGAGCGTAGAGAAGAAGCTAAGCTTGTAGAGGGCCACCGCGCTCATTACTTCGCTATGCGGATGACACTG GCATGGCGACAAGACCGTATGGATGTGGCAGAGCACATGTTCTCAAAGTGCAAGCAGCTCAAGACGGCCCTTACCTCTGCAGCAGCCGAGACTCTGGCAGATCTACTATACGAAATTGGCAAGGGCGCGCTGGCAAAGCGCAGCTACGAGATTGCTTGTAGGTGGCTGGAGCGTGCATATGATGTCCTTGGGGAACAGGATCTGGAGATGCTCAGTCCCGAGGTCGGTGAACTAAGGCTTAGTACCATGCAGAGCATTG TCCAAGCGTACATGAAGATGAACACACCCGATGCACAGGAAAAGGCGTGGCACATGGTAAACCTGATGGACACT GACTTTGGAGATAAGATGGTAGTCTCGCTGCTAAAGGTCGAACTTCTTTCCGAGGCTCACACGATAGACACTGCCGAGTTCTACAGTG TTCTTTTGCGAATGATACGTACAGTCGTGCTAAACGATACGAATTTCAAGAC GATCATGCATCACATACACAAATTGAAGGACCACAG CAATGTCACGGCCTGTAGGGCCCTCGACGACATGATCGACATTCGGCTCTTCAGAGAAGAGAATCAGAACTGGATAGAAAAGGCCGTGATCACCCGCGTTTGGTTTGGTTCTAGCGATGGCATCTCCGAGAACACGCTCGAGCAACTTCAGGCTCTCTTCGATACCGTCTTGCAGAACTCGAATGTCACATTTACTGCTCCCGCCACACACGCTGCACAAACA TTGCTGTGGAAAAGCCTAGAGGCTGCAGCTAATCAGGAACATCACGATGTCGCTGAGGCGTGGTGCCGGCTTTGCCTTCATCCACTATTCGATAAGGCTGGAGCACAGAACAAAGCCAAAGTCTCGAG AAAGATCATTCAGTGTGCTTATTCACGTCAACATTACGATGTGGCTCGAGATGTGCATCTTCAGATGTCCGAGAGTGGCAGAGATGAACCAGTGACTCGATATCTAATGTACAAAGTAGGTCTACGAAGCGGAGACGAAGATTTCG CCGCAGAATGCTTGGACCATGTCTGTCGGAGTTCTGCGAAAGATGCCACTCTATTATACGCCTGCGTGATGGAAGCTCAAAGTGCAGGGAGTAAGAGACAAGTCATCAGCGCCCTTGGTAAAATTCTCGACAAGTATGAGCATAGTGCACCAGCTGGTATTCATCTGCCTGCACTCCTGCG ATCGACCGCTCGAATGCTCCAGTCTGGACTCACCAAGGATGGCAGTATTGACAACAGCATCATGGACCAGCTTTGCAACGTCTTCGAAGGGGCATGCGCTCAGGCCAAAGCATCTCGGATCAGGCCAAGTACTCCGGCCAAGGAACTTTTCACCCCCGTTGAGTTTGAGTGGTTCTCCAAGAACGCTTACAATCTGTCGGTCAAGTATTGCGCAGAGATGCCTCCAAGTCTTCTCGTCAGACTACTAGGTTGCTGTATCGAG TTCATCAAAATGCTCAAGGAGAAGAATAAGCACAGCCATGGAGACCTCTGCCTACGGCTCGTGTTCTGCGAGTTTCTCTCTGCATGCACCTATACCACTCTGGCGCGTATCGAAGACAGTATTGAAGAAAGC ACGCAATATTATCTCGAAGCCAGGAAGCACAGTCAGGAGTTCCGACGCGTTGCAGCAGAAGGGATAGACAAGCTCGGCGGGTCCTCTCAGGCTGACATCATTTCTAAGCATTTTCAGGTTGTCAAACTGGAACTAGAGGCAGTGCTCAAGCTTCAGAGGTGGGACGACCTTGACGAGCTGTTCGAGCAATGCTGGAAGTATAAGATTCCAGACCACTACGAGACATTGGCAGATCTCGTCCTGATCATACACGACTGTATGGTGAAAGCTGAGCTGGATATCAAGTACAAAAAAA GAGTGCTTTCAGTTCTCCAAAAGATCATCAGCCTGACTAGTCGACAACCCGGCAGCGACGTGACGAAGCTCTCCCGTTGGCTCCGTTGTCTATTCAGCCTCTCGTTCCAGTACGATCAGAGCTTTAGTCTCAAATGCATCGATCAAGTAACACACCTTGCAGAGATCAGACAAGGA CCTTTCCATCCTGTTGCCATCATACCCAGTCTGGAAACGCCGCCGCCATCATTAGGCCTTCCAGTGGGTGAGAATCATGTAAGCCCGACTGATGGTGACACCAAGGAGCTTGAAAGCTACCCAAAGACGGAGCTCGAATGGCTTGCGACGACCACTTTCAACCGGGCCATAGATTTCTACTTGCAAGAAGTTGACGATTCAGCCAAGAAATGGGCGGAAAAGGCCTTTGTACTCGCACAATGGATTGACGATGGTGGTGCAACAAGAAGTTTCCTCATGGGCAGGTTCTCCAAGCTCAGCTTCAGCGAAGAGTGA
- a CDS encoding NHP6B, Chromatin-associated protein containing the HMG domain protein, translating into MDDSKPSRNLRKSSRIHETRSAPTSSSTAERNKKEEQTSPALTSPRATRKRLASLTEVPEREKSVSPAEDVPPLSATSTTATSPDFTDHVCLCQPEPKIPRPRNAFILYRQYHQQGVITLNPGLNNPEISKIIGEKWKAESDEAKKEWQDLAQREKAKHQETYPDYRYQPRRISKAGSSPLNPTGQHTTVDKYRCHKCGGRSIKTPTSPFLDASGTPTLPPPNISEGLTPTTRYLPVMNGLTLNSPVAHRRTHGPSGLSNIQVTSSMREDSMMYSPLTPNKKRRCDIPPPLNPLNQVQGRRPDGSYYSMQLERRGSLPPINVRYSPPNSATMPPPRTPRDGRMSSVVELGPLPQDSSPKSVEEVLSSLPYPHKIKLLGRITPPYKESNPVSALIKGGRGAIIAVEGDDLTAVKEISQWLNDYLIKQREYEPRISEPPKAPQDNENEDVTFEDYLDLIKEWHGKSREMIQYIITPITPPDSPKDTTMSDKDSIDTASRKDSATPPDSPSAVSVSTVKPVIILPTFQLHSSIAYASRIPIQDAYSATDHWQWMATLWRGTVGPDLTLYVKSYDAKEGQVGHKPDLDDVNKCLTIFKEKKGMFLEADLRRVGFEVGEWIKGIK; encoded by the exons ATGGATGACTCCAAGCCTTCTCGGAACTTGCGTAAGAGCAGTCGAATCCATGAGACACGTTCGGCTCCTACATCAAGTTCCACTGCCGAGCGCAACAAGAAGGAAGAGCAAACTTCACCCGCTTTGACGTCCCCTCGAGCTACGAGAAAGAGACTAGCTTCTCTCACAGAAGTGCCTGAGAGAGAAAAGTCTGTGAGTCCAGCAGAAGACGTGCCACCTCTGAGTGCTACATCTACCACGGCTACATCTCCAGACTTTACAGACCACGTCTGCTTGTGTCAACCAGAGCCGAAAATACCCCGCCCAAGGAATG CGTTCATCCTGTATCGACAGTATCACCAGCAAGGAGTCATCACGTTGAATCCTGGTCTGAACAACCCTGAAATCTCGAAGATTATCGGTGAGAAGTGGAAAGCTGAAAGTGACGAGGCGAAAAAGGAGTGGCAAGACCTTGCCCAG AGAGAGAAAGCTAAACATCAAGAGACATATCCCGACTACCGTTATCAGCCGCGTCGTATCAGCAAGGCTGGGTCTTCACCACTGAATCCCACTGGGCAACATACCACAGTCGACAAGTACCGTTGCCATAAGTGTGGTGGTCGCAGTATAAAGACTCCTACTAGCCCATTTCTCGACGCCTCCGGTACTCCCACCTTGCCACCTCCAAACATTTCGGAGGGACTCACGCCAACGACGCGCTACTTGCCCGTGATGAATGGTCTCACCCTTAATTCGCCAGTGGCTCATCGCCGAACTCATGGCCCGTCAGGACTTAGCAACATCCAGGTGACTTCGTCAATGCGAGAAGACTCGATGATGTATAGTCCTCTCACACCGAATAAGAAACGTCGATGTGACATCCCCCCGCCATTAAATCCATTGAACCAAGTTCAAGGCCGTCGACCGGATGGGTCTTATTACTCTATGCAGTTAGAGCGGCGAGGATCTTTGCCACCGATTAACGTGCGGTACTCACCGCCGAATAGCGCAACCATGCCTCCTCCTCGCACTCCTCGGGATGGTCGAATGAGCTCGGTGGTAGAGTTGGGCCCGCTACCGCAGGACTCCAGTCCTAAAAGTGTGGAAGAGGTCCTCAGCTCTCTCCCTTACCCACACAAGATTAAGCTACTCGGTCGCATAACGCCCCCTTACAAGGAGAGTAATCCTGTCAGCGCATTGATCAAAGGAGGTCGCGGCGCCATTATCGCTGTTGAAGGAGATGACTTGACTGCCGTTAAGGAGATCTCTCAATGGCTCAACGACTACCTCATCAAGCAGAGAGAATACGAACCCCGGATTAGTGAGCCGCCCAAAGCTCCCCAAGATAACGAGAACGAAGATGTTACGTTTGAAGACTATCTCGACTTGATCAAGGAATGGCACGGCAAGAGCAGAGAAATGATTCAATACATCATTACACCCATTACCCCGCCCGACTCGCCCAAGGATACGACCATGTCAGATAAAGACTCGATCGACACAGCCTCTCGTAAAGATTCAGCCACGCCTCCTGACTCACCTTCGGCAGTTAGTGTTTCGACTGTCAAACCAGTAATCATCCTCCCCACTTTCCAACTTCATTCGTCGATTGCATACGCATCGCGCATTCCTATTCAAGACGCGTATAGCGCAACGGATCACTGGCAATGGATGGCGACGCTTTGGCGTGGCACCGTTGGCCCAGATCTTACGCTATATGTAAAGAGCTACGATGCGAAGGAGGGCCAGGTTGGACATAAGCCCGATCTGGATGATGTGAACAAGTGTTTAACCATTttcaaggagaagaagggcaTGTTTTTAGAGGCAGACTTGAGGAGAGTTGGGTTCGAGGTTGGGGAGTGGATCAAGGGGATCAAATGA
- a CDS encoding Aes, Esterase-lipase, translating to MIDHVLGRPSVQFRKIQVLAVVSFWSFYLYRGDRHGPPIVRRISALLSKKLTVWQSVLVTLLYLYVARNFGKLVGLECPEPLASLYSRSYFRATWVTTALDAGFWSAMRIKRKGLRDLLSIVFSIYYMICAEQADEKVRKIRATLTVDHLRVAWNKGTTPYLGALTNLMRPRLMVYPPRKIRIPRPRASSYQEPVTGWLYFNGPRSALKKQDKVVLDVPGGGFVAMDPRNHDDKLMGWAGKTGLPVLSLDYKKAPEHPYPYALNECYDVYHMIIASRGTCMGLSGEAEPKVVVAGDSAGGNLAVAMVLMVLQSGSTETRRWQGERALPPPVGMILVYPALDMNIGNWMSDEQMALIRDRRVRKTNAPVLRHKSEDYRNLAPNTPYASDDSDNEDESSKPSMPNGKMPTDSLLLPTPQTMIKLSAAHTGQDSHSVPRLDVSNTTLTNGHTAHKAPGQTTPANGTPQATAPAPPATTIKTRLATSSMISYFNDRILTPEMMRAMIILYIGPHHRPDFSTDYLLSPLLAPESLLAKFPKTWMLTGERDPLVDDTLIFAGRLRQAKRADWVAAHDLGLDWARGTFREEDWVNVDLIPGISHGFLQFVGVFPEGWRYIYRCGRWITEAFEREEGRDGFETPMFTPGVQTAARRYRSGTGAGGDYFSTVGLADAIDGLTSPQRHRHHRRTGTASSADEDRPLEMTVLGKGKRSPPQQHQREFG from the exons ATGATAGATCACGTACTTGGTCGGCCGTCGGTGCAGTTTAGGAAGATACAGGTGCTGGCAGTAGTATCCTTCTGGTCCTTTTACCTCTACAG AGGCGACCGCCACGGTCCCCCAATTGTCCGACGCATATCCGCCCTCCTCTCCAAGAAGCTCACCGTGTGGCAATCCGTGCTCGTGACACTCTTGTACCTCTATGTTGCGCGCAACTTCGGCAAGCTCGTTGGCCTCGAATGCCCGGAACCGCTCGCTAGCCTCTACTCGCGTTCTTACTTTCGTGCAACATGGGTTACGACTGCGCTGGACGCGGGCTTCTGGTCTGCCATGCGCATCAAGAGGAAGGGGCTGAGAGATCTTTTGTCCATTGTCTTTAGCATATACTACATGATATGCGCTGAGCAGGCGGATGAGAAGGTGCGCAAGATTAGGGCTACGCTCACTGTGGATCATTTGCGCGTGGCGTGGAACAAAGGAACAACACCTTATTTGGGTGCGCTGACGAACCTCATGCGTCCGAGGTTGATGGTGTATCCGCCGCGCAAGATTAGAATACCGAGACCGAGGGCAAGCTCGTACCAGGAGCCAGTGACGGGATGGTTGTACTTTAACGGGCCGCGGAGTGCGCTAAAGAAGCAGGATAAAGTCGTGTTGGATGTACCTGGAGGCGGCTTCGTTGCCATGGACCCGAGGAATCATGACGATAAGCTCATGGGCTGGGCTGGGAAGACGGGATTGCCTGTGTTGAGTTTGGACTACAAAAAGGCACCAGAACACCCGTATCCGTATGCTCTGAACGAGTGCTATGATGTCTATCATATGATTATCGCATCGAGAGGAACTTGCATGGGGCTGTCAGGAGAAGCTGAACCCAAGGTTGTGGTTGCAGGTGACTCGGCAGGAGGAAACCTTGCCGTGGCCATGGTGCTCATGGTTCTGCAAAGTGGCTCGACTGAGACACGACGATGGCAGGGCGAGCGCGCATTACCGCCTCCAGTTGGCATGATCCTGGTGTATCCCGCACTTGACATGAACATTGGCAACTGGATGAGTGACGAGCAAATGGCGCTTATCCGTGACCGCAGGGTGAGGAAGACAAACGCACCAGTGCTCCGGCACAAGAGTGAGGATTACCGGAACCTCGCACCAAACACGCCCTACGCATCGGATGATTCGGATAACGAGGACGAGTCCAGCAAACCCAGCATGCCGAATGGGAAGATGCCGACAGATTCTCTCCTTCTGCCCACTCCACAGACGATGATCAAGCTCTCCGCCGCCCATACTGGTCAGGATAGCCACTCCGTTCCTCGTCTAGATGTCAGCAATACCACGCTTACCAATGGACATACTGCGCACAAAGCCCCAGGCCAAACAACCCCGGCAAACGGTACGCCCCAAGCTACTGCTCCAGCACCCCCTGCAACAACCATCAAGACCCGCCTCGCAACCTCCAGCATGATATCCTACTTCAACGACCGCATCCTCACTCCAGAAATGATGCGCGCCATGATCATACTCTACATCGGCCCACACCACCGTCCCGACTTCAGCACAGACTACCTCCTCTCCCCACTCCTCGCGCCCGAATCCCTGCTCGCCAAATTCCCAAAAACTTGGATGCTAACCGGCGAGCGTGACCCCCTCGTCGACGACACACTCATCTTCGCGGGCCGCCTCCGCCAAGCCAAACGCGCCGATTGGGTCGCAGCACACGACCTGGGGCTTGATTGGGCGCGGGGGACGTTTCGAGAAGAGGATTGGGTCAACGTGGATTTGATCCCGGGTATTAGTCATGGGTTTTTACAGTTTGTGGGCGTTTTCCCAGAGGGCTGGCGGTATATTTATCGCTGTGGGAGGTGGATTACTGAGGCGTTTGAGAGGGAGGAGGGGAGGGATGGGTTTGAGACGCCCATGTTTACGCCGGGGGTGCAGACGGCGGCCAGACGGTATAGGAGTGGTACTGGCGCTGGGGGTGATTATTTCAGTACCGTGGGCTTGGCGGATGCGATTGATGGGCTTACTTCTCCTCAGCGGCATAGGCATCATCGTAGGACTGGCACGGCTAGCTCGGCTGATGAGGATAGACCGCTTGAAATGACGGTGCTGGGCAAGGGGAAGAGGAGTCCGCCGCAGCAGCATCAGAGGGAG TTTGGTTAG
- a CDS encoding ProP, Permease major facilitator superfamily, with protein MDEKDTKTVEVDNTTLPSKTEKADNIQVAPTPDYSAPKAKTEQLEDARGWESENLIQDLEKELEQANYKLGFFDMEFKNPKHFTWMIVAFASMGGLLSGLDQSLISGANLTLPKDLGLTASQNSLVNSGMPLGAVAGAFLISPCNEYFGRRWAIIISCILYTIGGALEAGAMNYGMMVAARVVLGAGVGLEGGTVPVYVAETVESRLRGNLVSLYQFNIALGEVLGYAVAAMFITLDDSWRYILGSSLVFSTIMGIGILFMPESPRYLMHKNKPLEAFKVWKRIRGTATHEAREEFFVMKVSTEMEEAEVAAGRTNRFPWMDFFTKPRARRAIIYANIMIFLGQFTGINAIMYYMSVLMSQVGFDTYDATYMSLVGGGSLLIGTIPAIFLMETCGRRFWAIAMLPGFFIGLLLVGISYHLTTLSATLGLYLSGLILYMLFFGSYAALTWVVPSEVYPTYLRSYGMTTSTGWLFLSSFIVTYNFTGMQNAFTRTGLTLGFYGGIAVLGWFYQIFFMPETKDLTLEEIDQLFQKPTRQLVKENAKNSWEVTTDLCHGRFKKVFIDNNRRLRREE; from the exons ATGGACGAGAAGGATACCAAGACGGTCGAGGTCGACAACACCACGTTGCCGTCCAAGACGGAAAAGGCCGACAACATCCAAGTAGCACCTACTCCTGACTACTCCGCCCCCAAGGCAAAGACAGAGCAGCTTGAAGATGCAAGAGGCTGGGAATCCGAGAACTTGATCCAGGATCTGGAGAAGGAGTTGGAGCAGGCAAACTACAAGCTGGGCTTCTTTGATATGGAGTTCAAGAACCCAAAGCACTTTACCTGGATGATTGTTGCTTTTGCGTCCATGGGTGGTCTGCTCTCTGGTTTAGATCAATCGCTCATTTCAGGTGCGAACTTGACTTTGCCTAAAGACTTGGGTCTGACGGCGAGTCAAAACTCTCTTGTCAACTCTGGCATGCCCCTCGGTG CTGTTGCCGGTGCTTTTCTCATCTCTCCATGCAATGAGTACTTTGGCCGCCGCTGGGCTATCATCATCTCTTGCATCTTGTACACTATCGGTGGTGCTCTCGAAGCCGGAGCCATGAACTACGGTATGATGGTCGCAGCCCGCGTCGTCCTAGGTGCCGGTGTCGGTCTCGAAGGAGGAACCGTCCCCGTCTACGTTGCCGAGACTGTCGAATCCAGACTCCGTGGTAACCTCGTCTCGCTCTACCAGTTCAACATTGCCCTcggagaagtccttgggTACGCTGTTGCCGCCATGTTCATTACTCTCGACGACAGCTGGAGATATATCCTCGGTAGCTCGCTCGTCTTCTCCACCATCATGGGTATCGGCATTCTCTTCATGCCCGAGAGTCCTCGTTACCTGATGCACAAGAACAAGCCGCTTGAAGCCTTCAAGGTCTGGAAGCGTATCCGTGGTACTGCTACTCACGAAGCTCGTGAGGAGTTCTTCGTCATGAAGGTTAGCACCGAGATGGAAGAGGCCGAGGTTGCTGCTGGTCGCACAAACCGTTTCCCCTGGATGGACTTCTTCACCAAGCCGCGTGCTCGCCGTGCCATCATATACGCCAACATCATGATCTTCCTTGGTCAATTCACCGGTATCAACGCGATTAT GTACTACATGTCCGTCCTCATGTCCCAAGTCGGCTTCGACACCTACGACGCAACCTACATGTCGCTCGTCGGCGGTGGCTCCCTCCTCATCGGTACCATCCCTGCCATCTTCCTCATGGAGACATGCGGCCGCCGCTTCTGGGCCATTGCCATGCTTCCCGGTTTCTTCATCGGCCTACTTCTCGTCGGAATTTCCTACCACCTCACTACGCTCAGCGCCACGCTAGGTCTCTATCTCAGCGGCCTTATCCTCTACATGCTCTTCTTCGGTTCCTACGCCGCACTCACCTGGGTCGTCCCCTCAGAAGTCTACCCCACCTACCTCCGCTCCTACGGTATGACCACCTCGACCGGATGGTTATTCCTGTCCTCCTTCATCGTCACCTACAACTTCACCGGCATGCAGAACGCCTTCACTCGCACAGGCTTGACGCTCGGCTTCTACGGCGGTATTGCGGTGCTGGGATGGTTTTACCAGATCTTCTTCATGCCTGAGACCAAGGATCTTACGCTGGAGGAAATCGACCAGTTGTTCCAGAAGCCGACGAGGCAGCTGGTCAAGGAGAATGCGAAGAACTCGTGGGAGGTCACGACGGATCTTTGCCATGGACGGTTCAAGAAGGTGTTTATTGATAACAACCGCCGTCTTCGTCGCGAGGAGTAG
- a CDS encoding DASH-Hsk3 domain containing protein, with product MSNLPRSNAPANSRLSTVPSQKPRQLSHLQAQLAQLTANMSDLESLVRMTAGQAQDIRGLGGYTGAMFMAASKVLGEETVKGGEGADDKKEGDK from the exons ATGTCGAACCTACCACGATCCAACGCCCCGGCCAACTCGCGCCTCAGCACCGTACCCTCGCAGAAGCCGCGCCAGCTTTCCCACCTACAAGCCCAACTTGCGCAATTGACAGCGAATATGTCGGACCTCGAGAGCTTGGTGCGTATGACAGCTGGTCAGGCACAGGATATACGCGGTCTGGGAGGATATACTGGTGCTAT GTTTATGGCAGCAAGTAAAGTCCTAGGAGAGGAGACTGTCAAGGGCGGAGAAGGGGCTGATGATAAGAAGGAGGGAGATAAGTGA
- a CDS encoding DJ-1-PfpI multi-domain protein, whose product MSRNVRIVPDHPNLSSVPLQTAHEDFDVLILPGGAPGAKAFCGSDAVLELISKFQKAGKWVAAICAATTALVASTKKFEGAKTTVTSHPSVAEEIKQAGWEYSEDRIVVDDKIVTSRGPGTAILFALTIVEAICGKEKRDEIGGPMMLAEKL is encoded by the exons ATGTCACGGAATGTCCGCATCGTACCCGACCATCCGAATCTGTCATCCGTACCACTCCAAACTGCCCACGAGGATTTCGACGTTCTCATCCTGCCTGGCGGGGCGCCGGGTGCAAAGGCCTTTTGTGGGAGCGACGCAGTGCTCGAACTAATCAGCAAGTTCCAGAAAGCGGGGAAGTGGGTTGCAGCCATTTGCGCAGCTACCACAGCTCTGGTTGCTTCGACGAAGAAGTTTGAAGGGGCGAAGACGACAGTCACCAGCCATCCAAGTGTGGCAGAGGAAATCAAGCAAGCTGGCTGGGAGTATAGTGAGGACAGAATCGTCGTTGATGACAAGATTGTTACGAGTCGAGG GCCTGGCACCGCCATATTATTCGCCCTCACAATTGTCGAGGCCATCTGTGGGAAAGAAAAGCGAGACGAAATTGGTGGACCAATGATGTTGGCTGAGAAGTTGTAA